In Mytilus edulis chromosome 3, xbMytEdul2.2, whole genome shotgun sequence, the genomic window ATTTCTGTAATTGGAAAAGACAAAAGGTATATAAGTCAGACACTCAATTTTTTTGtattagaaaatatttgtcaatgggttcatgaaaacaaaatgttagttAATGTGTCAAAAACTTAGACAATCATGTGTAtaggttcaaaacaaaaactgtctGTGATGTGTAATGACACATTAAATGTATCCATTAATGGCCAAAAGATTAATGAAAGTGACTGTGAAAAAGTCCTGGGTATTTTTGTTGACAAAACTCTTTCTTTGTATGATCAAATTAATCATATATCAAAAAAGTTAATTCATAATTAGCTTTATTAAAAAGAATCAAGAAATAGTTGAATCACAATGCACGAATTCTATTTTACAATGCGTATATTCTTCCACATTTGGATTACTGTTGTTCAGTATGGGGAAACTGTAACAAGTTTTTAGTTGACAGtttactaaaattgaaaaagggcAGCTAGAATTATTTAAAACGAACACGAATATCGTAAACCATCTATTGAACTATTTAAGGAATCTGGAATTATTCCTGTTACTAAGAGAATATTTAACCACAAAtcattattaatgtataaatcaaaacaccaaaatatttattcaatcttagaatgaaattcaaaacagtgtggctgtggccattgattgacatattaaattcatccattgactgggacaatttaggtgaacgtttgtatataacgaccactgctcactatgtactttttaaagacacttaaactatggggtcaccaaaggttctcaacaccttaataaagtaattcgaaaaattaatcagaaataacacgatgttttgatttatatcaattatataaatcaaaacataaaggttattcctgattaatttttcgaattattttatatttaaaggcgttaagaaaccttcggtgaccccacagtttaaatgtctatcttAGACctgtacgtcgtgaacagtggtcgttacagacaaacgttcacgtaaattgtcccagtcagtggatgaatttaatgtgtcaatcaatgaccacagctacactgttttgaatttcattctattgtgCCTACAAGTAGTAAACAATCGTACAATACTCGACTTTCATCATCGGAAAATTTTATTGTCcctaaatcaaatacagaattatacaaatcaagtttttcttttagtggtccaaaagtgtggaattcactgtccagtgaaattaaaaaatcaaaaagtatatctgCATTCAAAAACTCTTATACAGGTCATTTTATTCtaaaaagtgttaaatttataagtTAAGCCACAATGTATACCATAGCCTTTTTTaggtgttttgttgttgttgttatattactttatatacgtctattgtttacatgtgtgtaatagtagattaattatgttttattcatattcttAACATTGtatgtagagagccttattgaaaattggtttaatccaaatgagttactctctttaaaaaagatattattattattattatttaattattattatcaatTAACAGTAActtctgaaaataaaattacaGCTACACATCTCAAGACAATTATCACTTCctttaaaaaacataatttttaagcagtgtaagggaggtaatcaagtaatcaaacatcaaagaattcaactctatatataactaatataggacaatggtgtagattaaaaattacaccactccagacccttttgttttccacataattaatattgccaataattaacaagttccgggtcgaatccgataccgataccaatagtatattcaacTATTGGTTtcggtgtcggactcgatccggaacttcttaattataggcaatattaattacgtggaaaacaaatggacctagagtggtgtaatttttaatcaacaccattgtactatattagttatatataaagttaatttCGGCTTTGATTCATCggttttacgtgatgacggctgacaaattggacctcgtaattttagtattatagatgtcatttggtctttagtggagagttgtctcattgcatgtCAATCATACCgcttcttcttattttcataatatgTCAATGTGACAATAATTGGGATCCAGCAGCCAAAACTGTATCAACATATACAACACATGCAACTAACTACcggtaaaaaaaaacttaaatagcaCAAAAACAGACAAAGGGAAAACTGTAAgggaaaaaaacacaatttcagCGCCGAGAATCTACAACTGCAGACCATCTTGTGTTATTTGAGAAAATAGACATTGAATGATTATATATTATAGGTAATGGCACTTTCTGTTGAACATTTTGAGAGAAAAAGGCGACACGTTCTTTGACAAAAACCTAAGactcgttattttttttatcagacaccaatgatttttattttttcgaaGTCTGAGTATAGCAGCTGCAAGTTCTTAAATATGTACTGGAATGAAGACATAGTTTTTTGACATCTAGTCTTACAGATGAAGATCTATAGGTTTTTTTTCCAATATGTTATTGAatgtaattatttttacaaatttattagagctgtataagaaataagaaaaaaaatgttaaacttaTGCGAACAATTGTATTACGGTTTTTTATACTACAGTTGTATATGTAAAATTTTCAATACTTGTTTTCctctctttggtctggttgttgtctctttgacacattccacatttcgaTTCTCAATTATGTTGTGTATTATCAAATGATTTGTAATAAAGAACACTATATGATGTAATATTCTAAAAAATCTAAATCTGATCACAGTATTAACATATAGATGAGCCGCCGGTAATGTGCTATTGTTTGTACGGAGCTGCATGAAGTTTTGGTTTCCAATACACAATTCAgttaaaagtttattaaaaaacaTTGTTTATGAGTTAAACTTTATTATACTTCACAGTCTTGTCGATTTTGGTGGATTTGTGTGCCACTCCTTGCAAATATTTTCCTGTATTATTAGGAAGCCCATTTCATCCAATACTTTAACACAAAAGAAGCAGAGGTTGActctattttatcattttagtttTCACTACACAAACAATAGATACTGCCTTTCAGTAGTCACAGGTTTAAAGATGGGTCTTAATCAGATTGTATTGTAAACAGTTGAACAACATTGCTGAACTGCATAAAAAACATGTTGTCAACAATATAACTTCTGTGGAATATCTGGGACACCCAATTGTCACATGTCCATTGCTTTTCTTATTGTATGATGCTGTTTAGTGAAACTGAGCTAATTTGCAGTGTTTTGCACATGCATCACCTCTTCTCTTCTCGTTTTTCACCATTGGGTACTGAatgtccattggcaaatatttcaaatatatcaagGATCAAAATATTACATCcaagaaaataaactgaccaagATGTTGGGTCACTCTTCAacataaaagtaaacatttagaCTGGTCATCCTACACAGACAGATTTTCCTAACCCTTAAATGTTGCATGCTTTAAAATGTGGCAAAAAAATACCAATACTAGTTTTTAGTTTGACACATCCTAGGATTGTACCCATTCCCTAAAGGCCAACACATTACCATGAGTCCATTAAGGTTCAGTTCGTGATTTGATTGATTAATGGTGGCTAAATGTCCAGCAACAAGTATTACATACATATTCAGGACAATCACATGTTAATGTAAATTGAAGGATCTAAACCAACATGctgatttgaaattttaatttttacgctAGTTAATCTGGTAACAGATTACATGAGAACATGTGTCCATTGAGTCATTTAAAAAGGTTGTGATTTTAAATAGCTTTTAAAGGAACTTTAGTGTCATCATGTTGTACTGTTCTGCACAAAGCAGGACTCTCTTGTAGATAGTCTTCCAgtgaattaaataaattataaaattgaagaaaacaatCTAGAACTGCTATTTATCAACCctaatttttatcaaatcaaactagaggctctaaagagcctgtgtcgctcaccttggtctatgtgactattaaacaaaggaagcagatggattcatgacaaaattgtattttggtgatggtgatgtgtttgtacatcttactttactgaacatccttgcagcttacaattatctctatctataatgaacttggcccagtagtttcagtggaaaatgttagtaaaaatttacaaattttataaaaattgttgaaaattgactataaaggacaataactccttagggggtcaattgaccatttcggtcatgttgacttatttgtaaatcttactttgctgaacattattgctgtttacagtttatttctatctataataattttcaagataataaccaaaaacagtaaaatttccttaaaattaccaattcaggggcaggaacccaacaacgggttgtccgatttatctgaaaatttcagggcagatagatcttgacctgataaacaatttatccccctgtcagatttgctctaaaggctttggtttttgagttataagccaaaaactgcattttacccctatcttctattttagccatggcggccatcttggttggatggccaggtcatcggacacattttagatacccaaaagatgattgtggataagtttggattaatttggcccagtagtttcagaggagaagatttttgtaaaagattactaagatttacgaaaaatggttaaaaattgactataaagggcaataactcctatatgggtcaactgaccatttcggtcatgttgacttatttgtaaatcttactttgctgaacattattgctgtttacagtttatttctatctataataattttcaagataataaccaaaaacagtaaaatttccttaaaattaccaattcaggggcagcaacccaacaacaggttgtcagattcatctgaaaatttcagggtagatagatcttgacctgataaacaattttctaatagtcagatttgctctaaatgcttcggtttcagagttataagccaaaaactgcattttacccctatgttccatttttagccatggcggccatcttggttggttggcctggtccctggacacattttttaaactagataccccaaagataattgtggccaagtttggataaatttgccccagtggtttcagaggagaaaatttttgtaaaagattactaagatttacgaaaaatggttaaaaattgactataaagggcaataactcctatatgggtcaactgaccatttcggtcatgttgacttatttgtagatcttactttactgaacattattgctgtttacagtttatctctatctataataatattcaagacaataaccatataacggcaaaatttccttaaaattgccaattcaggggcagcaacccaacaaccggttgtccgattcgtctgaaaattttaaggcagatagatcttgacttgataaataatttaaccccatgtcagatttgctctaaatgcttcggtttcagagttataagccaaaaactgcatttgacccctatgttctatttttagccatggcggccatcttggttggttggccgggtaaccgaacacattttttaaactagataccccaatgatgattgtggccaagtttggttaaatttggcccagtagtttcagaggagaagatttttgtaaaagttaacgacgacggacgccggacgacgacggacgccggacgacgacggacgccaagtgatgagaaaagctcacttggcccttcgggccaggtgagctaataaaaaagGAACATTATTTCAAAGGGATTTTCGATTTATCTGTTGTAAATGTTCTCATACTAGTAAAAATTACTCTCTTAGGTTCAACTGGAAACTATGTGCTATAATAGACAAGTTTCATGTCATCTTATCTGCAACTAATGATGAATCCTTGTAAAGGGCCAAAAAGACCTGCATTTTGTGCTTTTCTGAGATCTGATctttcatttaaaacttttaacaaaCAGAACGAACTCAAATTAGATCTAGTGGTCAAGTCTCTTTATAAATAATGGTATTAGATTAAGAGATACTGATAATATAggattcagaaaaaaataataaaaaagttaagctggaacctttgataaaggagtaggtccggtaagggccaatttttgcctcaaatttcaggttcatctaacgaaagtttttggacactttttaaacacttaagtgtctatttcaattgattcgattagtttatgcgaaagattttaactgatttagtcattaaaaaccctCTGATTAAAGCttagatatgaaaaatctatgaaatatgccaaaaaacgtcacttttcagatagtttttgtcaaaaatgaaagtggccgcatccgtgttcatccttaacctttatatatgttttgtattatcatcaaatacaacttacatttcaatattatgaatgaacacgaatgcggccactttcattttagacgaaAACCGTcttaaaattaaccaaaatgcaaaaactttgaagatttcagtaatttagcatgtcttaatgatgctagaacgcgatatttgtgaattgtattgtcaaaaacagctcatatttatgtagcagaagcattttactttccaaaatatagctaaatgattacattttcacaattttctaaaactgccatattttggggccaaaaagggctcttactgaacctactcctttgagcTAAAAAACTAGGGTAAATCTAGACTAAacattctttaaacattttttattttcatttagatttCCTATGGAAACAAATCAATAACAACTCATACTGATAAGtgattttatttacatattgtaataaaatataatttctatGAAAAATTCTTTTACTTGGCTGTATTTGATTTGATTAATATACATTAATGAAATATGCTATATACAAGTTATGAAGTTCAAAATTATGTACAATTACCTGTTCCTAGTTTTGTAAGAGGTAAACAAATTTGTAAGTGTATCAACACTTTCTCTGTTCTGATGAATATCAACACAATAGAAATGGATACTCTCATTATTCTGATTATTTTCcaacaaaaaaacatatgtaaTGTTGTTTTCTCTTTTGTACTAAGGATGATGATTATTGTATAGTATATTAGTATTAATTTACTTAGAACAGACACAAGTGTAGTCATTATAAACCAAAAATAGATAAGATCTTGACTACTTTTGTCTAAAACTTGTCCTTCTCTAGCACTACCTTGTCAGAATTAAAGATATCAAATTTTCATGGACATTATATACCAGTATTTTTTTCACACTACATGGTGTTATTGAATAATTGTTGAAAGGCAAATACTAAATTGATCATTTTCTTTAAACTCtgataaatatctataaaaacatttaaatctaaaaaatatcGACATAAAAATCTACAtcagttttatcaaaataaagaCACAATATATAAGGCAGTTCTTAGGTTATTACCATGATTGATATAGATTATAGAATTTTGACTGTCAAATAAACTTCCATGTTATAAGTTATGTCCATGATaacaaaaattacaataaataacaataaatcttataattttataatttatggtTTTCAACAATTGAGAAACAAATGGAATGTATATTTTATTCACAACATTTAATAAAGGAACTGTCATATTGACGCTATGgcacacatatacatgtatagtgaTCGACAAAAATTTTGACATGGTTGGTGAAGAAGTTGCAGATTAATTTAAAAGTGTGGCAATGAAGCATAAATAAGATAGCCATAACTGGTACACTGTTCTTCAGAAGCTATGCAAAAACAGTTTCTGATAGATTGACTTATTATCATTACTTGAATCATATTGTagaattatttaatatttaatatgtgTATATGTTAAGATTCATtaaccttaaggtggtacccaacactttcactaaaattaatttggctcgtttaaatttcataaaattttgacaaagtatatactttgtcccttttacaaaaatataaaaatttcaaataatttgaaccaaccgttttttcagaaaaattacactggttatatagcagtttgacaaatactaattttgatcatttagaagcttaatattcccttaacaacataacgtaattaaaatgttaagctgattttacagagttatctccctgtagtgttaggtaccaccttaacttaaAAAAGTATAAGCAAAATGTTGATGAACCAAGATTCAATCTTATAAAAGGTAGAAGCAGTCCACTACACATGTTTAAAATCTGTCAAATCAAAATTTAACATCAATgtttttcaaaaagtgtaatgtaaaaattataaaaaaaacttgttgcaagtgaaaatatttttttataaacttttttaatgtaaaatcgtaaaatgatttctaaaaatatcagaTCAAGGTCTCACTAATTTTTTCTTTATAGTTCTTGGaattttttatatgtaaacattAATTACACAACCATAAAAAAGAAAGACAATTggtgtaaaatttacaaaactaccatttgaaacatataaaatttattttatttacattttatggAAAATTTGTACAACATGGAGAATTGTTTGTATCAATTAAATTAAACTAAACACCATCATTTGAATGATGATAACAGGATCATGAGGATGGGATGAGGGTATTTTGTATGATGATTGAGGaatacatattttactgaatgaACAATTATATGAACATAGCTCAAATAACCTATCTGAGAAAAATTATTATAAGAATCTGAAATCCCTATAAATCTAGCCTaacctaaaaaataaaattgaaaaaaaattgagaataacTTCAGATACATGTATTCTTATCAAAATTAGTTCAATTATaaagttaaatatttataaataaaaaaaaaccaatagctATTGATGTTGATGCATTACACCACTTAAAAGAAATGCCTTTAAATTGACCATTAAGACCAAAACAGGTAGCCAGATCtaaaaatcaaaagacaatcCCACAGAGAAATACAAGTATATGTTCCTTACAAGATTACAGATGGAAGACACTATTAAACATATATCACAAAACAATTCTGTTGAAAAAATGTATCTATCCCAGTAAAGTTTATGGAATGTTGAAGATTTCACCCAATAAAGCAATTATAAATTGCTTAATTGCATTGCACTATCATGATTTTAGTCAACAAGTAATTCAAATTTGACAACTCCTGCTCGCTCTACACTATTTCGTCTAATGTTTTTGGCATAAGCTCTGCATTCTACCATTATCAGTATATTTGGTGCCGGGTTCATAAAGCGGACAAATACCAAAGGTGATCTGTATCCCTGCTGATTACGGAATGGAAAATATTTGAAATGGAAACCTTGTGGAGGATGGTATTCAAAGTCGCCAATGTTGTCCTGATCAGCTGGTGTCTGTAAAGATAAACCAGTGCAGTAGGTgatcatatgattaaaatataagtattaactatcaatatgtatttgatatatttaacAAAAGTAGCATAAACCTGAATCAGTCTTAACAataaacttttaaatcttacgatttgtttgatttttagcATAATGTTGTCCAAAATATTTTGGCTAATCTACATGAGACTGTATATCCTCACTACACTGAAATTATGACCCCTTTCAATAATCCTGGATTCCTTCCTGGATAGACAATCTTGAATCAGAAAATTAACTGTCAAAGGAatttccaaatgttgaaaataatgGATAACTTACCACACCGAAACATTTGAGGTGGACATTGTACGGCTCATAAGTATCTAGAATCTCAGCTGGAATTTCTGTTTCATTGTGATAATCCTCAGGGTGCCAATCAAAAACCTAAgggaaaaaaattattgatttgaTTACTTTTTTACCTGCAGGTATAATAATATGAAAGTGCATACCACATACTTGTGTAAGTACATCATCAAAAATACAACATcatcttacataaaaatattggAAATAGATACAAGTAAATAGGGACAATTACAATTGCTGCAACATCACGGGACATCTAATACTAATGACACCTGAAAAAAAGATCTAAACCCTTCaactattttttactttttatttaccACGTaaatttacttctttttttaaagcctttaagttttccttaatccctTTTAGATGATTTTTATACTTATTCTTACTTTGAggatttcttaaatatttttccaTACATGTATCACTGAAGAGAAATCTATTGTTGAGAAAAACTTGAGTGATatgaaaaatcaaccaaacaaatgTTCAAagcaaaattttagaaaatagcAATGATGTATATTCTTGAcagaatgaaaacaaattaatttttaaaataagtagCCATATCATACCATTAAGATATCACTAAACTTAGTAAATACTTAACAATTACCCTGTTTAACTTTAATAGAATACAAGGCATGCCATCATCCATTCCAAATGCTTGCTGTTTAATACAATCTGGACCCAGATTGTTAAGTTCATATCTACATGCTTTGTCCCATTCTCTTTGTGGTCGTCTTTTGTTGTAGCTTTTACAATCAACCATCACTCCTGTATCAGTAACTtggttttgattttcataaacTAAAAACAGTTATAAACATTCAATACATGTCTCttaaataataaaactatttgcaatttttgttttaaacaaagtCATAAGATGTAATCATGTGTGtactataaaacaataaaacttgcttgtatttttttttaaaccatagtTCTAAGATGTAATTCATTTTTTCTATAAGAATAAAACttatattgtaattttgtttacaGTCTGTAATGCATGTATTCTAAC contains:
- the LOC139516854 gene encoding sodium/potassium-transporting ATPase subunit beta-2-like; translation: MASTVSGSTAFTTQVDPDTGTFQRRLGDVSTFFYDSEEGKILGKTFQQWIFGAMFYMAFYACIVFFMLACGAVVYQTLNWNMPRLQGQDSLLQQNPSLGFRPVPSVDMTLIRFIKADPTSYSPLTDNLEAYLQFYENQNQVTDTGVMVDCKSYNKRRPQREWDKACRYELNNLGPDCIKQQAFGMDDGMPCILLKLNRVFDWHPEDYHNETEIPAEILDTYEPYNVHLKCFGVTPADQDNIGDFEYHPPQGFHFKYFPFRNQQGYRSPLVFVRFMNPAPNILIMVECRAYAKNIRRNSVERAGVVKFELLVD